GGATTGGCGGCCTGCTCAGAAATCTTGATTTCCACGGTCCGAGTATCGCCGGCTTTCGCCCCGGTCAGCTGTTTGCCGAATTCGGGAGCGACACCGTCCGAAAGAGCCAGGCTCTTTTCGACCTTTAACTTCATGTCGACGAGATTGTTCAGATCTTTACCATCGTGAGTGACCTTCAAATCGGCAATGATGAAGTCTTCGAGTTCAACGGCCGGAGAATCTCCCGGTTTCGGTTCGAGTTTGCCGAACTGAGCCAGGAAGCGTTTCTTTTCCGCCTGGATATCCGCGTCGTTGAAAGTTTTGGTCGGCCGTTTGAGCTTCAAACCCTTGTACTCGGGCAGATCGAACTCGGGGCGTACTTCGACGTCGAATTCATAAACCAGTGGACCATCCTCGGGCATGGTGATCTTTTCGGGATCGAGCTCCGGAGGGCTCAGCGGGGCGATGGCATTATCGGAAGCGATCTGCTCCAGACTTGCCATCAGCACTTCCATGCGAACCTGTTCCTCGACGCTGCTCTTGTAGCGGCGTTCGACGATCTTTCTCGGAGCTTTTCCGGGGCGGAAGCCACGAAGTTGTTCGTTCGAGTTCTTTACGATTTCAGTATATTTTTCGTTGAATCGCTCATCGATCGATTTGCGGTCCACGGTAACCTTGACGTGCTTTTTGCAAGGGCCGACATCGCTAATGACGACTTCCTGTGCGAGCTTGTTTTCTTCAACGGAGGTTCCCGGAGTGGCGGCGGGTGTAATCTCGTCCGTCATGAATGCCCCTTTTAACTAGAAGAGCCGCGAAGGTTTATCCCGGGGG
The genomic region above belongs to Telmatocola sphagniphila and contains:
- the tig gene encoding trigger factor; this encodes MTDEITPAATPGTSVEENKLAQEVVISDVGPCKKHVKVTVDRKSIDERFNEKYTEIVKNSNEQLRGFRPGKAPRKIVERRYKSSVEEQVRMEVLMASLEQIASDNAIAPLSPPELDPEKITMPEDGPLVYEFDVEVRPEFDLPEYKGLKLKRPTKTFNDADIQAEKKRFLAQFGKLEPKPGDSPAVELEDFIIADLKVTHDGKDLNNLVDMKLKVEKSLALSDGVAPEFGKQLTGAKAGDTRTVEIKISEQAANPELRGQLVKADFTIKKIEVMVLPELTDDMLKMFNVRTMAQFDELMASALERRLEYTQRQSAREEVFGLITSSSSWELPQDLLARQSKRILARRIMEMRNAGMSEEEIMTRQRLMTQDVLQSTAKALKEHFVLQKIADVEKIEIDEGDIDTEIETIAERNNESPRKVRARLEREDLIEALATELLERKALDLVLQNATYEDVPLKEDDAAEFSSTGSQAIPGAMQQPEASSDQPTKE